From the Chlorogloeopsis sp. ULAP01 genome, the window AATTTAACAGTTCCTAGCCTGTGATATTTACTTAAATTGGTAAAGAAATAGACTTGTTATTTAAATTTTGGAATAACTATACGGAAATAATACTGAAGTTTTCTAACTATAGTAGTAAAAAACTTTAAACACGTATGATAAAAAGCACTTTTATCTTAACAGTGTATAGTGTAAGAAGCGATCGCCTGCTTTCTTACAAAATTAGATTAGTCAAATAAAACTCACCTGTGAATAGGGGGTTAGAGACGCTGAAGCTAGGTGATTCCTTGTGTGATTAAATCATATAGATGTCTGACTAACTACAGTATTTCACAAGTTCATAACGAATTAAATTCATAAAGGCTCTGCGCCCCTCCGCGCTGACTCCGCGTACCTCTGCGTTTAAAAAAGCTAAGTATTCACACCACTAACCGATAATCGCAGAACTGATAACCCTAAAATTATCAAAAATAACACCAGCCCAATAGTACAGGCATAGCTAATTTCCAAGTTATTGAATGCTTGTTCGTACAAATAGTAGACTATTGTTTTTGAGCTGTTGCGTGGCCCACCTTGTGTCATAATATACACTTCTTCAAAAACTTTAGTCGCTGATATCGCAGAAATAACTGCTACCAGAGCGAGATATGGTTTCATTAAAGGTACGGTGATGTCCCAGTGTTTACGGACACCATCAGAACCGTCAATTGCTGCTGCTTCATAGATATCAGCAGGTATTGATTGCAACCCAGCTAGATAAATCACCATGTAATAGCCCAATCCTTTCCAGATGGTAACAGCCATAACACTAAACAATGCAAAACGAGGGCTGGTTAGCCACGGAATTCCTTCTGGAAAAATACCTTTAAGAAGCTGATTGAGTAGTCCATTTTCTGCATACAACCATCGCCAAGCAATTCCTGCCACTACCATCGAAATAACAACAGGAGTATAGTATGCAGCCCGAAACCAATGCATACCCCGTAGTTTCTGATTTACCAGAATCGCCAGTGCCAAGGGAGCAATTACCAAAATTGGCACTACACCTACCAGATACACAACAGTGTTTCCTAAAGTTTGCCAAAAAACAGGATCACCCCATAAGCGGCGGAAGTTAGCAAAGCCTACCCATTGTGGTATCTGAGTTAAATCATATTCGTAACGAGTAAAGCTGAGGTAAAAAGCTTGCAATGCAGGCCAAAATACGGTTAATACCAAGATAACTAAAGCAGGTAGCAAAAATAGGTAAGGAGTGAGTCGCTGTTTGATGAATATCCAGTTTTTAGGCGTCAAATTATTCATAACGGCGCATCTTTTTCGTACGATCGGAAGATGAATTTACAGCCACAAGTTATGCAGCATAAGGAAGGCTAACTCATATTACACGAATGACTGAGGCTGATTCATGATCGTTAACCAAGACGAAAGGGGTTGGGAAGTAATTTACCATCGCGCTCATGCTTTGCTAGCTGCCCAAATAGCCGGGCATTGGCACCCTAAAAAACGCCCGGTGCGTTGGCTAGAGACTGTTGCAGCCATTTCCCATCACGATGACTTGGAAAAAGAATGGGAAGAGAAGAACATTACCGAAGCTGGCGCACCACTAGACTTTACCCTCGATTCCGAAATTCATCTGCCAAAAATGCAGAAACTAGTACAAAATGCTCGCTATCGGGGTAGATGGGTAGCAATGCTTATTTCTATGCACATGAGCTTTTTACTTGAGGGCAAGCGGGGAGAGTCATCAGAATTGGATGACTTTTTGGATGAACAATTACAACACCAACAGCAATGGCGTCAGGAATTGAATATTACAAAAGATGATGCTGCCGAAGCTTATGCCTTTTTTCAATGGTGCGATCGCTTGTCACTCATCCTTTGCCAACGTCAGTTACCTGTTGGTGAACGCGCTCTAGAAATTGCTACTTTACCTGACGGTAATCGTTATGATGTAATCCAAAATAGTGATAATAATGTAACTGTTAAACCCTGGCCTTTCTTAGAAGAACAATTCACAGTTAAAGTAGAAGCTACCTACCTAGAGCAATTAAAATTTGACAGTAGTGCCGAACTCTCGCAAGCACTGCAAGTTGCACCAATCAAAACATTGGAGTGGACTTTTGCAAAGTAAGGCTATGATTAATATTTATTAGCTATTAGTTAGTGGTTAGTAGGAGCGGGTTTGGAAGTTGATCTAATTAGCAAAACCCGCACGACAGTCGCACTCGACGCGCTTAACCCGCAAGGGCGCGCTGGCTCCCGTACAGTAGTAAGTAGAGACGCACCATAGCGCGTCTCTATTTAGTAGTTAACTTTTTATCACTCTTGTTGTCTGCCCTTCTCCCTTCTTTATTTGTCCCCTACAATCCTTTGAATTCTAAATAATAGTTTTCTCGAATGCGCTGCAAATCTTCTGCTACTTGGGAGGCTGTACGACGGTGTCTAGAAATCCTCTTGAGTTCGGACTCTAATTCAGCACTAGAATTATGTGGAATCCAGTCTTTGCCGCCAGTGTTGAAAATCAACAAAAACATGGTAATACGTCCTAAATTCCGCAGGATTTCTAATCTAAATCTGTCAATAGCGATCGCACTTCACCCAGTAGATATCACCTGATTGGGTGAAAAGATAAAATTGTCATTAGTCATTGGTTAATGGTTAATGGTTAGTAGATAGTGGTTATTTCCTCACTCCCCCAGCTTTCCCATCTTCCGCATCTCCCACTCTCCTTGTCCCCTTGTCTTTCTCTCTCCCCATCTTCCGCATCTCCCCCTCCTCTTCCCTTCTGCCCCCTGCCCTCTGCCTTATTTTCAAGCCAGATACTGCACCCAAACTTTTAACACCTCTGGTGAACCATACCAATTTTGAGGGCTTCTAGGAGAATGTTTGACACCTTCAATCACGATATTTTCTGCTCCTTCTAAATGAGCAGCTTCAATGGGAGTAATTCCGTCTCCCCAAGTGTTACCCTTGCCGCAGGTTAGTTGATAGCTACTGTACGCTAACCAACTTCCCCGGCGTTTTTCGCCAAAAATTGTTTTGCCAGCGACACAAACATAACGAACATTTTTGTAGAATGCTCCAGGATAATTATTATTGACAAAATCTAAATTCCAGCGTGTCCAACGTTCTTGACTTATATGTGGTGTACCCAAAGTAATCAAAGTTGCAACCACCGAATGAGCTTCCCAAAGGGATGAATTAACTTCATTACGTCCCAAATAAGGTTTTTCACCCAAATAAATGCGAGATAGCCAACCTCCTGCTGAGTGACCGATCAAATTAATCTGAGAAGTATTATATTGCTGTAGTATTTGCTTTACCGTTTTATCTAGTTGCAGCAAAATAGGTGTAACCGATCTGCCTCCGAGAGTGACTATCCAGTCACGCCGTCGCAGTGGCACAATCACCGTAGGAAAGCCAGAATGTTGTAAGGATTGCTGTAGTTGGCGATAAGCGATCGCGCTTTCTAAGTATCCAGGCAAAATAACTGTTGGTAATGGCATTTTTAATTTTGGATTTGTCAGCAAAAATTTAAATATATAACTTATACGTAAGTAGCAGTGACAAACGGTATTCTTTACGGTATCAGTGTTGGGACAGGCGATCCAGAATTAATTACAGTTAAAGGGCTACGCCTGCTGCAAAATTCACCAGTGGTGGCGTTTCCGGCTGGATTGCAGGGTAAATCGGGAATAGCACAGCAAATAGTGACACCGTGGTTAAGTTCACAGCAAATACAGTTAGCTTTGACTTTCCCTTATGTCCAAGATCTAATAGTTTTAACGCAAGCATGGCAAGTAGCAGCCGAACAAGTGTGGCAATATTTAAAAATCGGTCAAGATGTGGCTTTTGCCTGTGAAGGAGATGTAAGTTTCTACAGCACATTTACTTATTTAGCACAGACATTGCAACAGCTACATCCAGAAGTAGAAGTACAATTTATACCTGGAGTTTGTTCACCAATGGCGGCGGCGGCAGTACTAGGATTACCTTTGACAATGCGCCAACAGCGATTGGTAGTACTACCTGCAATATATACAGTTGCGGAGTTAGAGACAGTTTTAGACTGGGCTGATGTTGTGGTACTGATGAAAGTCAGTTCAGTATATGAGCAAGTGTGGCAAGTTTTACAGCAGAGGAATCTACTAGAAAATAGCTGGGTTGTCGAAAAAGCCACCTTACCTGATATGGTTGTCTATACCGAGCTACGCGATCGCCCAAGCCTGAAACTACACTATTTTTCGCTGCTAGTTGTACAAAAAAGAAAATAAAATATCAAAAATGAATTATTTTTTCAATGAGAGTGTTTACAACTCTAATTTTTGAGTACAATATGGTCATTTTGAAAGATTAACCACATCTAGAACTGGCAATTTTCCTGTTTTCTGTTCTAGAACAGGAAGTTATTATTGGTAGAAGAACGCAATTACCGATTCATAAAATATTTTTTAAAAATAAAAATTCCTAATCAACAGCAACCAAGCCGAGTGAACGATAAACAATTATGTCATACGTCTCTGTACTAAAAAATATACCAGACTTCCTCAGCCAGCCGACTGGAATAGCAGCTCTCGCCTCTGTTGGTATTCACGGTGCAATTGCGTTCATCTTACCGTTGGTGCCACTGCAATCCAAACTAAAAGAAGCAACATCTTCTCCAAGAACGGTTGGACTTGTTGAATTAAATCAGGCTGAACAAAACCGTCTGCCACAAACAAATATGGCTGAGACAATCCAGCAGCCACAACTTCCACCACAATCAGAAATCACCCTGCAATCGCAAGTTCCTGTGGCATCGGAAGTACCACCTTTTCCCAGCTTTGCTACTCAGCCAACGGTTTTACCTCCACAGCCATCGGCACCTCTTGTAGAGGAACCATTACCGACTATACCGTTGTCTCCTGATAACCTAAATATTGTTTCTTTGCCTCAAAACCAGTATGTTCGCATACCTCAAGGCAGAAGTGAAACTTCTATTCCATCCATTCCTCGTGTAAATTACGGCGAAGTTACTAATTTACAAAACCAAATCCCTTTAGGGCAACCCCAATCCCTTCCCTCAACCTCAACTCCGTCTCAGCCAGTCTTACCTGGAAATTTGCCAGAACTACAGGCTGCTAATATCCCAACAGATTTACCAAATACTCCATCACCTGTACCTGCTAACACTACTACCCCACCAACACCATCAGCAGTTCCTCAAACTCAGGAATTTGTAGCTCCTATTGCTCCCATCCCCCAAGTTGGAGATCAGTTAGCTTTAGCAGGAACAACCCTACCCCAGTGGCAGGAGATATCAGTACCAAAGACAGCGCAGTCGCCGTCAACATCCCAAGGAACAGAACAACTGCTGGCTAAAACTACTACCTTTGTAGAGCAGTTTCAAAAAGTCAAGCAGCAATATCCCAATGTTGAAACTAAGCAACCTATTAAAGAAACAGTCAATGCTCAACAAGGGCAAGCAGGCAAAATCGAAGGTGGTTTAGTAATAGACAGTGAAGGAAAAGTCGAAACTATAGATTTTTTGGATAATTCAGTCTCATCTGAACTGAAGACAGCCACAAGAGAATACTTCAGACAATATTTCCAAAGCAATCCTGTACAGGCAAATGGTAAGCCCAAATATTATCCATTTAGCTTGTCTTTTAACCCCAATAGTGACACAACTCAAGCCACTGCCTCTCCAAAACCACCTGTCGTGCTTCCCCAGAAATTAGCACCATTGCAAATTAGGGATACACAACCATTAAATAATGAACAACAAGGTTTGCGATCGCCCCAGGAAAAATTACCTACTGGGCAGGTGCAGCAAGCAGGCGGCAGTTCACAGCAAACTCCTGGTAAATTACCACCACAGTGGCAGCCAGTTACAATTAATCAGCCTTCTTCACCAGCACCACAAACCATTGCAAAACCATCACCACAGTGGCAGCCAGTAACAGTTAATCAGTCTTCAGCAACACCACAAGCCACTACTCAACCAGTGACTCAGCCACCAATCATTCAAAATCAGTCTAGCTCTGCTCAGGAGACAGATAAAAACCTCATCAATAAGCTGCGTCAAGTCAAGAATGACAGACAAGGCTCTAATTAGGGGCTAGGGGCTAGGAAATTGACGCGGGGACACGGAGACACGGTGAGACAGCGTTCTTAGTAGGGTTTCCAACGGACAGTTCCTACAACGGGGGAAACCCTTCGAAGTCGCCCTAACGGGGGAAACCCCCGCACGGCGCTTCTGTTGGCAACGAACTGTCCTCCTCCGCAGGCGACTGCGTACACGCGAAGCGGGTTCTCGTTAGAGTACCCGAAGGGAGCAACGAGAAAGGGAGTTGAGGGAGGTGATGGAGATGAGGGAGTGATGGAAGTAAATTCTTCCCCATCTTCCCTCTGTCTCTGGGCAGTCGCTACAACGCGGGGAACCCGCGCAACGCGCTGCTCTCTGCCTTCTATTACCATCCTTGTTCTGCTTTTTGAAAAACGTAAGCTGCTACCTCATTAATTTCTTGCTCATTCAACTTGCTTTTAAAAGCAGGCATTGCGCCTTTACCATTCTGCACTTGGTGGACGATCGCTTGAATGGAATTGAGATTGTAATTTTCCAAATACTTCTGTAAAGCCTCTTTTTTTAAGGTTTTCTCGGTAATGAGGATATTACCACCACCTATATGACAAGAAGCACAGTTAGAACTAAAAATTTTAGCAGCCTTTGATGTTTCGGCTGCTACTACTGGATCAATAAATATAAAACTGAATAGGGCGATCGCAAACAATAGGATGAATAAAAATATTTTCAAGCTATTCTCCTTGCAATAAGCTTCTAGCAGATGGCAAATATCTCCAGTAATATTCTATTGCTGCTAAAAGCTTTCAAGTTGGAGCTAAATTTACCTTTGCTAACTGCCAACCCTTGTTTATTTGAGAAGAAAAGGCGGATTGCAATCTAAATTTTATATTTCAGTCAAGTTGCTCGCAATTGCTGGCAACGAGTCCATTCATCATCTCACCACTTTACATATTGAAAATCATAGGTGGTGAGAATTAAGACTCGTTACCGATATCTACTTTTACTTGCAATTCCTAGAAGTGTAATAAAGCACAATACTAAGATAAGCAAGTTAATTTTGGCAAATTTCCTCTATATAATAAGGAAAATATTTTATGTCAACAGTGCCATTCTGTGTTATTCGACAGTGAGTTTACCAACCATACCAGCGCCGCGATGAGGTTCGCAGTAGAAGGTATATTCACCCTTAGCAGCGTCTGCTGGGATTGTGGTTTCAAACTCTTGTCCGGGACTCATCAACAACTGCTTATGAGACAAAGACTTGGCTACGTCAGTACTTTTGGACATAGCAGGATCGAATACAACGTTGTGGGGGGGAACTTTATTATTCACCCATTTGATTGTGTCGCCTGGCTTCACTGTCAATTTTGATGGTTCAAAAGCTAGCATTCCTTTGTCGCTACCCAATTTTACAGTGTATGTGTCAGCCGCTGCATTGGGAGTGAAAATAGCAAAGCTGCCAACAACTAAAAGAATTGTTAGAACAGCTAAACCCAAACGCCGCAAACTTGCAGCAATCAATTTCATGGCTTTCTCCTAATAACAGGTTTTATTTTCCCTTATTCATTTTAGATAAAATCAAGCCGAAATATGACAATATGTCGTAGATACTAGTTTTTTAAAAAAAACAACGGGCAATTCATAGCAAAAAGTTGAAAAATTAGCAATATCTACTAAATAGTTTGAAACGATAATTTTTTCTGCAAGTGTCAATGTTTGCAAAATTGGAAAGTAAGCAAGTGGTATTAACGATCGCACACGACAGAAGATTTTTCTATGGTAGACATTGCCTATTTTTCCTCAAACCTTTATTTGTAGGTTGTGAAAAATGCCCATCTTACGGTTGGCAGAAGAGTCATAAATCTATAGTCAGCAGACCAAATATTTTGGACTGCTAACTACTGACGAATGACAAAATCACAAATGACTATTAGGCAAAATCGGCTTTAGTAATAAATCTTACCGCCGCCCCATTTTTCACCTTGAATCTTCGGCTGTAGAAGGATATGACCGGCGATCGCCTTCAAGTCATTATCAGAGAGATTTCTCATTTCAGTGAAGATATCAGCACTCTTGATGCTGGGGTGTAATTCGGCAATTTCCTCTTCCCCATCATAAGTAGTGGGATTTTTCATATAGTCCACTAGTGCCTCGATATTGTCACGGGGTGGTGTTGCCCCAGCCAGAGCATCAGGATCAAGTCCTATGTTCTGGTTGGTTTTTGTGATACCGCCAGGATGACACTGAGAGCAAACATTGTTAAATAGGCGTTTACCTTCTTGGACTTGTTTTAAACTCAGTACAACCTCGTTACCCTTTTCATTTAATTTCACTGTACGGGTTGCTTTATCAAGTTCTACTGCCGATGCATCACTGACAACAAACTGAAACGTCAGTAATACAGTAGCGACAAAAATGCCAATCAGTCTTCTAAACATCTTTCCCCTTAAAGATTTTGACGCTCAACACAGCTAAAATTGCGATCCTCTATCTTCTGTTGTTAACTGCTAACTGCGAATTATTAAACTATTGACTGCTAACTGTTTTTGTGATATGTGCAGTTGGTCAGGTAAATTTAGTTTCACCTGACAGATTCGCTAGTAGCGTTTGGACGTATTTTGGACAAAATGTGGGAAATGATTGCCTTTGTATCCTCAAACGCCAAACGGACTTTTGGTTTTGATAGGCAATTCCCGGTGGTTTGCGTATAGAAAGCACTTTGGCTACAGTCACCCTGTAGTCTGCCGCTATCTCCGCAATTGATAGGTCTGCACAACCCATGCTACTTGTTAACTTACAGAATTAAAGATTGAGTCGCTGTTATACAAATATCACGTTAAGAGGGCAATTTGTCGCCCTAACTACTTTTGAGGAGGTAAGGAGTAGCAAAGACGCGGAAGGGGACGCAAAGACAGGGGGAAACGGGGACAACCAACCCCTAACTACTGTACGGGAGGCAGCGCGTTGCGGAGCCAGTGCGCCCTTGCGGTAATTTTTATTTACTTTTCTTTACTGAATGCGCGGATGGGTAGGTGTTGGAAAATCAGTTTCGGAAAAAATGGCTCGATTTCTATTGACATAAGGCGAAAAGAGCGAGTTGAAATTTTTCTTACTCCCTATTAGGGATTGAAACTTTCCTAAACCTTTGCGTTCTTGCATCTTGGCGGTTTTTTAATAAAAAATTTTCTGCTGTAAAGAGAGCAATCCCGACTAGAAAGAATTGAAACTATTTAATTTTTAACCCTTCCCACCCGTAAAAGTAACACTATGAATAAAATATCGATTAAAAAAGGCGTAGATAGCCAACGCTGGCAAAGTGAAAACCATTGAAGCTGCCATAATATAGTTCCAATAGCTAATATATTGACCTTTAAAAGAGTTCAAACCTAAAGGCAAAGTAAACATTTCTGGATCAAATAAAATCACCACAGGTAACAAAAAATTATTCCAACTACCCATGAACACAAAAACTGCCTGTGCTGCTAACGCAGGTTTTGCTAGAGGTAGAACAATCCGCCAAAAAATACCAAAGGGAGTTAAACCATCAAGGGCAGCAGCTTCTTCAAGTTCTTTCGGAAAATTAATAAAAAACTGCCGCATCATAAAAATGAAGGTGGCATTAACCATGCTGGGAATAATCATGCCTTGATAGGAATTTAGCCAGCCAAAGACTTTCAAAATCAAAAATGTTGGAATCAGTGTTATCTGCGCTGGTACTGCTAGAACTGCCAAAATTAGCAAGAACCAAAAATGTCTACCCCGAAAGCGTAGCCTTGCAAGGGCATAACCAGCCATTGAATTGAACAGCAAGTTTAAAACAGTAACACTAACAGCAATCACGACACTATTGAATAGCCAGCGCAGAAACAACGGTTCTTGTAGAAAGATTTGCTTATAGTTGTCAAAAGTGAAATTCTTGGGCAAAAAATTGGATTCACCGCTAACAATTTCAAATAGGGGTTTGAAGGATGCTGAAAGCGCCCACAAAAAGGGAATAAGGGTAATAATTGCATACAGTGTCAGTACGATGTACAGCAGTACTTTCAGCCAAGAGACACGAGATAAATTTTTCACACTTTTTCGCCCCCGAACAATCGCTGCTGAATCAATGTGATAGTAATTATGACTACTGCTAACAAAAAGGCGATCGCGGCTGCATATCCCATTTGCAAGTTCCGAAATACAGCTTGATATATTAGTAAAACTACGGTCAGAGTGGCATTATTCGGCCCGCCCGTGCCACCAGAAAAGATATAAGACTGATCAAATAACTGAAATGTACCAATGATTCCCATAGCTACAACAAAGAAGGTAACGGGTTTGAGGATAGGAATCGTAATGTGTATAAACTTTTGCCAACCGTTAGCACCGTCCAATTCTGCCGCTTCGTAGAGAGTTTGGGGAATATCCTGCAATGCCGCCAGGTAAATCACCATATAAAACGGTGCAGTTGACCAAATGTTCATAATCATAATGCCTTTTAGTGCCACAGCAGGATCGCCCAACCAGTTGTAAGTAGGCAATCCTAAAAAAGCGAGAACATCATTGAGTAGCCCATTGGTGTTATAAATCCACATGAAAATCAGCGTGAGGACAGCAGAAGAAGTAACTGTAGGCAAAAAATAAAGGATGCGCCACCAGTTTTTGCCACGAATGCCAGAATTGAGAGTAACAGCCAGAACTAACGCCAAGACAGTCTGTGTTGGCACCACAATAGCAACGTATTGGG encodes:
- a CDS encoding sugar ABC transporter permease, translating into MNNLTPKNWIFIKQRLTPYLFLLPALVILVLTVFWPALQAFYLSFTRYEYDLTQIPQWVGFANFRRLWGDPVFWQTLGNTVVYLVGVVPILVIAPLALAILVNQKLRGMHWFRAAYYTPVVISMVVAGIAWRWLYAENGLLNQLLKGIFPEGIPWLTSPRFALFSVMAVTIWKGLGYYMVIYLAGLQSIPADIYEAAAIDGSDGVRKHWDITVPLMKPYLALVAVISAISATKVFEEVYIMTQGGPRNSSKTIVYYLYEQAFNNLEISYACTIGLVLFLIILGLSVLRLSVSGVNT
- a CDS encoding DUF3891 family protein → MIVNQDERGWEVIYHRAHALLAAQIAGHWHPKKRPVRWLETVAAISHHDDLEKEWEEKNITEAGAPLDFTLDSEIHLPKMQKLVQNARYRGRWVAMLISMHMSFLLEGKRGESSELDDFLDEQLQHQQQWRQELNITKDDAAEAYAFFQWCDRLSLILCQRQLPVGERALEIATLPDGNRYDVIQNSDNNVTVKPWPFLEEQFTVKVEATYLEQLKFDSSAELSQALQVAPIKTLEWTFAK
- a CDS encoding lipase, giving the protein MPLPTVILPGYLESAIAYRQLQQSLQHSGFPTVIVPLRRRDWIVTLGGRSVTPILLQLDKTVKQILQQYNTSQINLIGHSAGGWLSRIYLGEKPYLGRNEVNSSLWEAHSVVATLITLGTPHISQERWTRWNLDFVNNNYPGAFYKNVRYVCVAGKTIFGEKRRGSWLAYSSYQLTCGKGNTWGDGITPIEAAHLEGAENIVIEGVKHSPRSPQNWYGSPEVLKVWVQYLA
- a CDS encoding precorrin-2 C(20)-methyltransferase, giving the protein MTNGILYGISVGTGDPELITVKGLRLLQNSPVVAFPAGLQGKSGIAQQIVTPWLSSQQIQLALTFPYVQDLIVLTQAWQVAAEQVWQYLKIGQDVAFACEGDVSFYSTFTYLAQTLQQLHPEVEVQFIPGVCSPMAAAAVLGLPLTMRQQRLVVLPAIYTVAELETVLDWADVVVLMKVSSVYEQVWQVLQQRNLLENSWVVEKATLPDMVVYTELRDRPSLKLHYFSLLVVQKRK
- the petJ gene encoding cytochrome c6 PetJ — its product is MKIFLFILLFAIALFSFIFIDPVVAAETSKAAKIFSSNCASCHIGGGNILITEKTLKKEALQKYLENYNLNSIQAIVHQVQNGKGAMPAFKSKLNEQEINEVAAYVFQKAEQGW
- the petE gene encoding plastocyanin, encoding MKLIAASLRRLGLAVLTILLVVGSFAIFTPNAAADTYTVKLGSDKGMLAFEPSKLTVKPGDTIKWVNNKVPPHNVVFDPAMSKSTDVAKSLSHKQLLMSPGQEFETTIPADAAKGEYTFYCEPHRGAGMVGKLTVE
- the psbV gene encoding photosystem II cytochrome c-550; the protein is MFRRLIGIFVATVLLTFQFVVSDASAVELDKATRTVKLNEKGNEVVLSLKQVQEGKRLFNNVCSQCHPGGITKTNQNIGLDPDALAGATPPRDNIEALVDYMKNPTTYDGEEEIAELHPSIKSADIFTEMRNLSDNDLKAIAGHILLQPKIQGEKWGGGKIYY
- a CDS encoding carbohydrate ABC transporter permease; translation: MKNLSRVSWLKVLLYIVLTLYAIITLIPFLWALSASFKPLFEIVSGESNFLPKNFTFDNYKQIFLQEPLFLRWLFNSVVIAVSVTVLNLLFNSMAGYALARLRFRGRHFWFLLILAVLAVPAQITLIPTFLILKVFGWLNSYQGMIIPSMVNATFIFMMRQFFINFPKELEEAAALDGLTPFGIFWRIVLPLAKPALAAQAVFVFMGSWNNFLLPVVILFDPEMFTLPLGLNSFKGQYISYWNYIMAASMVFTLPALAIYAFFNRYFIHSVTFTGGKG
- a CDS encoding sugar ABC transporter permease, with translation MYQLRRQQQKARWKIKEDLPGYLFMLPAILVLGTFVVLPIIWAVFLSLHKVQLLGGIEYEFIGFRNFTRLFEDERVWIALKNTAQYVAIVVPTQTVLALVLAVTLNSGIRGKNWWRILYFLPTVTSSAVLTLIFMWIYNTNGLLNDVLAFLGLPTYNWLGDPAVALKGIMIMNIWSTAPFYMVIYLAALQDIPQTLYEAAELDGANGWQKFIHITIPILKPVTFFVVAMGIIGTFQLFDQSYIFSGGTGGPNNATLTVVLLIYQAVFRNLQMGYAAAIAFLLAVVIITITLIQQRLFGGEKV